In Rhodamnia argentea isolate NSW1041297 chromosome 1, ASM2092103v1, whole genome shotgun sequence, the genomic window cactaaagtgaacgtcatacacaacttatggcacttggtaGACAAGCATAGGAAGTTGCCTCTTCTTTTACGGGAAGCTCCCGAGCATCCTCCCCTGTCCCttcactcttcttcttcttcttcttcttcttcttctcatgaACTCCGAGGAAACAAATAGCTTCACGTCGCTCCTCCAAAAAGTCCAGAGAGATCGCTGCTGCAAGAATCCATGGACCCTCAGCTCTACGAAGCCGCGAGATCCGGGGACGCCTCGTTCCTCGAGAGGATAGATGGCAACTCCACTCTGCTCTCGCAGGTGACCCCGAAGCGAAACACGATCCTTCACATCTCGGCCGAGTTCAAGCAAGTCGACTTCTTCAAAGAAGCCACGAGGCTCTGCCCATGGCTCTTCGATAAGACGAACTCGAAGCAAGAGACCCCACTTCAGGTCGCAGCCAAAGTGGGCTGCTCCGAGCTGGTTGACTTCATCGTTGACCGCGCCAGGAGGGCGTACCCGGATCTTGAGAGCGAGGTTGGGCATGATGGGGGTCTCCAGAAATTGCTCGGGATGGTCAATTTGGAGGGCGATAATGCGTTGCATTTGGGCGTTAGGAATGGGCATTACTTGGTGGTGAAGTCGCTGGTGGAGGCCGACGCTGGGCTCTTGGACTGTGCGAATTGCCCCGGCGAATCGCCCTTTTACATCGCCACGGCAAAGGGGCACGGCGAGATCGCTGAGCTGATACTGAGCCACTCCGGGAGTTGCTTCCCCGGAGGCACCAATGGGATGACTGCTCTGCACGCTGCTCTGTATTATCAGCTCAATGGTAATTCATGTCTCATACCCCGACTTTGTTAcgaactttcattttttttatagttcttgGCGTTGGCTTTTCTGAGCGTCTTCACTGGCTTTGGAAGAACTTTGATTACTGGAGGATACTTTTCAATCCTTTGTTAATTGGATGAAGTCAAAATTGCAGCTTGTGATTGTGTGATAAGGGTGGTAGTGTAAAAGGAAGGCAGTGAAAATTTTCACTTGGTCATACATTGCATAACATGCTTATGCATCACCTGGACGAGGAAGTTCTTTGATTAGTGGTGACCAGCGAGTGAAATGCCTCACAAAATGGGAATACTTGGTGGGTGAAATGTGTTTAACAGTTAAATGATGGCGACATTTGTAAATTCGGCTCCTTGAGTCTCTAATGAGATGGGTTTGTCTTAGGATTTTTGAAGTGCAGTTAATGGTAGGATGCAAGGCTGTCTCTTGAATGCCATGCCTTGATTAATTTTCTGCTGAAAGAATCCAAAGTTCATATCAATTAGCATAACTAGCAGAGAAGCTGGCCTCTTGTTTGTGTTTTTAGAAATGGTAGTTTTGGTAAAACCAGTCAACAAAATTGGTTATGCGGATCATCCGTCCCTGGGGCTTTAAGCAAGTAGGTCGCATTTGACACCCAATAATAATCTGCCACATTTATTTGGTACACTGGCCTTGTATACCAGTCCTAGCACGACTGTCATGTTTATTCACTAGCAATGCAAGCTGCTGACATGCTTGTTGTCTAGAATTGTTGCTATATCTACAAGATTAGTACAGATGTTTGTTTAGGAGAAGAAAGGACTCCAGTCATTTTTGGAAGTATTCAAGGTTGCAACTTCGTTGTCTGGCCTTTCCATTTCCTTGAGATTCGCATTCGCTGCAATCATGGTATGTTGTCTGCTGATTAACTATGTATGGAGGCTTAGCTAATTGACTCAGTAATGTCTTAATTTAAGTGAAGGTTGATGTGGAGATGCAGAGTCTAGATCTTGGCAATGGAAAAGAGTCTGTCCCCTGGTTCCTCCCTAACTTGTTTGCCGCAGAAGATGTCCCAAACTGCAGAAGAGCCTATATGCTTAAAATTCTTGTTAGATCTAGAAGGTTGAATAGTCTAAAACAAGCGAAAATTGACTAAGCAGCTACAGAAGTTTATAAGCTATTGTCATTTGATCAGGCACTATGAAGAAGATTGTAAAGAAAAGAGCAGACATGATACGAGAAGGAGATGCCCTTGGCTGGACTCCTCTCCATTATGCTGCTCATTTCGGCAATGTCAATGCTGTTCGATTGTTCTTAAAGTACGACAGTTCAGCGGCTTATATCCCAGACAAGGACGGAGAATCGGCCCTCCATATTGCGGCATTTAGAGGCCGCACTTCCGTCATGGAAGAGGTCCTAAAAGTTCGTCCCGACGCTTGCGACTTGCTAGACAACAAGGGAAGAACTGCTCTCCATGCCGCTGTTTTAGGAGGGCAAGAGAAGGCCGTTCGGTTCATTTTGGGGCTCCCGGAGCTTGTGGGCCTAGTGAACGAAGCGGACGAAGATGGGAACACGCCTCTACATCTGGCTGCCATGTACAAAAAGTACAGCATCATCGCAATCCTTGCTCGGGACAGCCGAGTAGACTTAAAAGCCATGAACAAGAAGAACTTGACGGCCCTCGGCATTTATAGGAAATATCAAGAGGTAAGTTATCTTCCGTTCGGTATCTCTCTCTTGTTGTGACTTAACAAGAAGCTAGCCCATGAAACAAAGGAATTGAATTTGTGCCAAGTGCGTCCACACCAAACTACACAGCGACAGAAATCTAAGTTCATCATCACATGAAAACTTTCTACCTTTTCTTGCTTACTAAATGGACCATTTTGACAAGGCAGCGTTTGTGCACATCAAATTAGCTTTCATGCTTATTTTCTACAATATGTGAATAATATTCAGACTCTATGCTGAAGTGCACATCATGATTATTGTTCCTTGTATGTAGAGTGGTTTTGCAGCTGCAAAGGTTTACTTCATGTTGAAAGAGACCTACGGCGTACAAGACATGCAAGCATGGGTCAACACGAATGTAAAGAAGATGCTTAATCGAGGACCCGATGAAATAGTCCCGACCGAGAACTTCGGCCACAAAGAGACCACTTCTCACGAAAAAGGCAACATGCTGGAGATCCACCTCCTCGTGGCGATGCTCATAGCCACAGTCACTTTTGCGGCTGCCTTCACAATGCCCGGCGGATACGACAATACTGGACCGGACGAGGGGATGGCCAGTCTCACCTCGAATCTGGCTTTCAAGGCATTCGTGATTTTTGATACTATGGCATTTTGCTGCTCGGTTGCCGCCGTGTATCTCCAGTTCGGGACTTCCGGGGGGGGCTACTATGAGCGAGCTCGGTTTATAAAGGCCGCCATGGTGTTCATCTTCATCGCTATACTCGGGATGGTATTAGCATTCGCATCGGCAATGTACATAGTGCTGGCCAAGTGCATTGGCCTTGGATTGACAGCTTACATTACGGCCGGCTGCTTTATTGCGACATTCTTTCTCCGGTGGTTCGTGGATCCGTTAG contains:
- the LOC115753290 gene encoding ankyrin repeat-containing protein NPR4-like; the encoded protein is MDPQLYEAARSGDASFLERIDGNSTLLSQVTPKRNTILHISAEFKQVDFFKEATRLCPWLFDKTNSKQETPLQVAAKVGCSELVDFIVDRARRAYPDLESEVGHDGGLQKLLGMVNLEGDNALHLGVRNGHYLVVKSLVEADAGLLDCANCPGESPFYIATAKGHGEIAELILSHSGSCFPGGTNGMTALHAALYYQLNGTMKKIVKKRADMIREGDALGWTPLHYAAHFGNVNAVRLFLKYDSSAAYIPDKDGESALHIAAFRGRTSVMEEVLKVRPDACDLLDNKGRTALHAAVLGGQEKAVRFILGLPELVGLVNEADEDGNTPLHLAAMYKKYSIIAILARDSRVDLKAMNKKNLTALGIYRKYQESGFAAAKVYFMLKETYGVQDMQAWVNTNVKKMLNRGPDEIVPTENFGHKETTSHEKGNMLEIHLLVAMLIATVTFAAAFTMPGGYDNTGPDEGMASLTSNLAFKAFVIFDTMAFCCSVAAVYLQFGTSGGGYYERARFIKAAMVFIFIAILGMVLAFASAMYIVLAKCIGLGLTAYITAGCFIATFFLRWFVDPLGKPDLGLRPLRKYLRNLLFRYEVI